The Fusobacterium polymorphum genome segment TTTATTAATGATGTATTATTAATAGTTGTGTAGTATTTTATTATAACTTTTAATAAAAAAGTTTAAATATATGACATTAATTTAAAGAAAATATTTGACATTATAAGAAAAAAGAGGTATAACTAAAAGAAAGGAAGTATTATGAGATTAGATAAATTTTTAAAAGTTAGTAGAATTATTAAAAGAAGACCCATTGCAAAACTTGTTGTGGATGGAGGCAAAGTAAAATTAGATGGTAAAGTTGTAAAAGCAGCTGTTGAAGTAAAGGTAGGGCAAATTTTAGAAATAGAATATTATAATAAATATTTTAAATTTGAAATTTTACAAGTTCCACTAGGTAATGTTTCTAAAGATAAGACAAGTGATTTAGTAAAACTGATTGAAACTAAAGGTTTAGACATTGAAATTAATTTAGATAAGGATGAGGATTTCTTTGAATAAATATAAGATATTTTCAAATGCTAAAATTAATATAGGTTTAAATGTTTTTCAAAAAGAAAGTGATGGTTATCATAATATTGATTCTATAATGGCTCCTATTGATTTAGCTGATGAGATAGATGTAACATTTTATTCAGATTTAGGAAATTTAAAAATTGAATGTTCTGATAAGAATATTCCTACTGATGAAAGAAATATTTTGTATAAAACATATAAAGCATTTTTTGAAGAAAGTAAAAAAGAAAAGAGAAAAATTGATATTATCTTAAAAAAAAATATACCATCTGAAGCTGGTTTAGGTGGAGGTAGTTCTAATGCAGGTTTTTTCTTAAAGCTTTTAAATGAACATTATGGAAATATCTATAATGAAAGTGAATTAGAAGAACTAGCAATGAAAATTGGAAGTGATGTCCCTTTCTTTATTAAGAATAAAACAGCTAGAGTTGGTGGAAAAGGAAATAAAGTAGACTTAGTAGAGAATAATCTTAAAGATTCAATAATTTTAATAAAACCATTAGATTTTGGTGTATCTACAAAAGAAGCTTATGAAAGTTTTGATAATTTAAAAGAAGTTAAATATGCTAATTTTGATAAGATTATTGAGTGTTTAAAAGATAATAACAGAATAGCTTTAGAAAATAGTATAGAGAATAGTTTAGAGCAAGGAATTTTAGAAACAGACATAAATATAAAGATGTTAAAGATAACATTAAATTCTGTTATATCTGGAAAGAAATTCTTTATGTCTGGAAGTGGGAGTACATACTACACATTTGTTACAGAACTTGAGAAATCCCAAATTGAAACAAGATTAAAAACTTTTGTTGATAATGTAAAAATTATTATATGTAAAACAATAAACTAATAGAGGGGGATTAAGATGAAAGTTACAAATGTAAAAATTAAAAAAGTTGATGGAGACAAGTTTGATAGACTAAGAGCATATGTTGATGTAACACTTGATGATTGCTTAGTTATTCATGGGTTGAAGTTAATGCAAGGAGAGCAAGGTTTATTTGTAGCTATGCCATCAAGAAAAATGCGTAACGAAGAGTTTAAAGATATAGTTCACCCTATATGTCCTGAACTAAGGAATGATATTACAAAAGTAGTTCAAGAAAAATATTTTGCACTGGATCAAGAACAAGAAGCAGCAGTTTAGTTTAATGATGTATAATTGTTGTTTATAAAGAGGTTTATATTTATAAATAATATGACTTAAGCTTTTTTAATTAAGTAGTTTTTAATATGGATTTAAGATTTTGAAATAAAGTCTTAAATCCTTTTTTGTTTGCAACTATTTAGAATAAATGTTAAAATATTCATACAAAAATATAACAAAAATGGAGGAAACCTATGAAAAAAATTAAAATGCCAGACACCTTTGTAATAATATTCTTTGTAGTTATTTTTGCATCACTACTGACTTATATAGTTCCAGTTGGTAAATTTGAAATGCAAGAAGTAACTTATGTAACTAATACAGGGGCAGAAAAAACAAGAAATGTTCCAGTTCCAGGAAGTTTCTCTTATGAACTAGATGATAAGGGAAATGAGTTGAAAAAAGGAATAAAAATATTTGAACCTGGTGGAGAAGTTGGAATAACTAACTATATATTTGAAGGACTAGCAAGTGGAGATAAGTGGGGAACAGCAGTTGGAATTGTTGCCTTTCTTTTAGTTGTTGGTGGAGCTTTTGGAATAATTCTAAAAACAGGAGCTGTTGAAAGTGGAATATATAGTATGATAAGTAAGAGTAAAGGTTCAGAGCTTGTTCTTATACCTGTTATATTTATATTATTCTCCTTAGGTGGAGCAGTTTTTGGAATGGGGGAAGAGGCAATACCTTTTGCTATGCTTATTATTCCAATTGTAATTGATATGGGTTATGATTCAGTAACTGGAATTTTAATAACATATATTTCAACTCAAATAGGTTTTGCAACTTCTTGGATGAATCCATTTAGTGTTGCAGTAGCACAAGGAGTTTCAGGAATACCAGTATTATCAGGAGCAGGTTTTAGAATATTTATGTGGATATTCTTCACAGCTTTTGGAGTTATATATACAATTTTCTATGCAAGAAGAGTAAAAAGAAATCCAGAATCTTCAATTGCATATAAGACAGATGCATATTTTAGAGATAATTTTAAATCAGAAGAACAAGCTAATAGAGAATTTAAACTAGGACATAAATTAATTATTTTAGTTTTAATTTT includes the following:
- a CDS encoding RNA-binding S4 domain-containing protein, with translation MRLDKFLKVSRIIKRRPIAKLVVDGGKVKLDGKVVKAAVEVKVGQILEIEYYNKYFKFEILQVPLGNVSKDKTSDLVKLIETKGLDIEINLDKDEDFFE
- the ispE gene encoding 4-(cytidine 5'-diphospho)-2-C-methyl-D-erythritol kinase, with translation MRISLNKYKIFSNAKINIGLNVFQKESDGYHNIDSIMAPIDLADEIDVTFYSDLGNLKIECSDKNIPTDERNILYKTYKAFFEESKKEKRKIDIILKKNIPSEAGLGGGSSNAGFFLKLLNEHYGNIYNESELEELAMKIGSDVPFFIKNKTARVGGKGNKVDLVENNLKDSIILIKPLDFGVSTKEAYESFDNLKEVKYANFDKIIECLKDNNRIALENSIENSLEQGILETDINIKMLKITLNSVISGKKFFMSGSGSTYYTFVTELEKSQIETRLKTFVDNVKIIICKTIN
- a CDS encoding SpoVG family protein, translating into MKVTNVKIKKVDGDKFDRLRAYVDVTLDDCLVIHGLKLMQGEQGLFVAMPSRKMRNEEFKDIVHPICPELRNDITKVVQEKYFALDQEQEAAV
- the yfcC gene encoding putative basic amino acid antiporter YfcC, producing MKKIKMPDTFVIIFFVVIFASLLTYIVPVGKFEMQEVTYVTNTGAEKTRNVPVPGSFSYELDDKGNELKKGIKIFEPGGEVGITNYIFEGLASGDKWGTAVGIVAFLLVVGGAFGIILKTGAVESGIYSMISKSKGSELVLIPVIFILFSLGGAVFGMGEEAIPFAMLIIPIVIDMGYDSVTGILITYISTQIGFATSWMNPFSVAVAQGVSGIPVLSGAGFRIFMWIFFTAFGVIYTIFYARRVKRNPESSIAYKTDAYFRDNFKSEEQANREFKLGHKLIILVLILGMAWVVYGVVKEGYYLPEIATQFVIMGLIAGIIGVTFKLNNMSVNDIATSFRKGAEDMVGAALVIGMAKGIVLILGGTSADTPTILNTILNYVASALSNMSAAFCAWVMYIFQSLFNFFVVSGSGQAALTMPIMAPLSDLVGVTRQVAVLAFQLGDGFTNMIVPTSGILMAVLGIAKIEWGVWAKYQIKFQLILFALGSCFVFFAVFTNFS